In Rhipicephalus sanguineus isolate Rsan-2018 unplaced genomic scaffold, BIME_Rsan_1.4 Seq12652, whole genome shotgun sequence, the genomic stretch TACATCATTTATCCCTACACCCCAACAACACAACGAGCATatagaaacaaaaaaaggaaaaaaggaagagaacaaaaagaaaacttatTGCTTTGTACGCTGCTCCTGCACCGTCCAACCTCCGCCTGCCACCTTTCGCAGCCTCTAGAGTCACTGaaaaaatcagagtaccgcaaaggtaggctgcatgcaggcaacattgggtggcggcggccatgtcccttccagaccgtccggcgcattgctagcgtgtgttgagaagtgaccgatcttttagcctcagtgccatgttacgctcggcagaacggcattatgtgtgtgttgtttcttcaagaggatattagaagtgatttcgagtcatcgacaggtatggatcaactgcgcggttagcggtgtaactaatgaaacgtacggcgagtgttgccatgtgctcgcaaactctcttcatggcttcatcggtctcttttcgtgtcacgcccaggCGTGTTcactaggtccggatctgtaaacatagttgcattagcgcagtgacatcgtgcgagatgccatttactatcgacatttggtgaatcttgactgtttgcgctagctttgcagtcggtgttcaggttcactgcactcaaGAAAGTTATCAAACAACATCGAggacattcaacattgcgtccttcgactgatcgctgacgcatagcttgcttgcgcaccgtgcttgctgttcaactggttgatatgtctaacagaagttgtgtgtgtactgtaattggaagttgtgcgcaacgtcttgattcggaacgccagcagccgaacgcacgggcgaatcggtgtgcggtaggtaaggtgatCTTACGATCCGATCACCATCtgatcttacgatacgtagaaaataggccatcaaaatgattgacatcactacttaattgtttcatttcctatttcttgtctccttaatattcccaacgttgcaatgaatttgcaaatattttgctgtgttccgacaaacagttctttttttggcgttgccagcgtgtaaacagctggggtttggtttctgcactgctgcacttttttttccataatgcactcttattaaaacttcctcggcacggtgctttatgttcttttgatcagaaatagcacatcccggaatttttaaagcgcatgctactgcaacacagtatgtatatagacctaggactcgcataaaatcgactccctcaatgcgtggtatctgcttttttttttttttttttttttttttgctgtgaccatttctcaccaactattcagtattttaagggtacgctcggtgcaatgcagcattagcagaatttttttgcaacaaatttaaaaatacactTGATAACATtgtcttataccaagtttatcaacagagttccacgcttatgttttgtgcaatgccaaagatcatgccacaattgccttcaaggtataccagtaaacagttattattttaataaatcttcgatttcgctctcgtgcgtgacacgcttataactcggatagcatgcgtaatctatTCAACatatcgagatataaacagccgagcaaatagaaagttatgtagttttcaatatcgctgaccatagcgaaccgaaaaggtgaagtatcctgtcgcataagatcttttccagcaatgTTAGTGttgttcactgcaggaaggtgtGTTAtttgaggggggcgaattcgttcaggccaactatgcagccacgtagaacggcgctctttgacatgaattttttcccacacggcaaacgagattcccagagtagctcaccagtaacgttcgattgatggtgagcatcttctggcatctgcatgcagtgacgtagccagggggtggcacaccgggcccgtgcaccccccccccgaaaaaaatgtctgcttacgcccctgtctgcatgacacGCTAAAagaagcgacgaagtacttctggggaccgtggtactgctaaatgtcctgccacgctctgcattgaacgcgcctgcgcccaaagcgcttggaaaggatatggcggcgagaggtcacgtgatgcgagtaagccaatcgcgtcggcggcggtgcACGGAAAAccgatgcgatactctgaaatttttccagtgactctagcagcctctagagtcactggaaaatttcagagtaccgcaaaggtaggctgcacgcgggcaacattgggcggcggcggccatttcccttccggaccgtccggcgcgttacTACcttgtgttgagaagtgaccgatcttttcgcctcgatgccgtgttacgctcggcgtaacttcaatatgtgtgtgtgtgtttcttcaaaaggatatcagaagtgatttcgagtcatcgacagttatgaatcgactgcgcggtaagcggtgtaactaatgaaacgtgcggcgaatgttgccatgtgctcgcgaactctcttcgtggtttcatcggtctcttttcgtttcacggccgggtgtgttcgcaaggtccggagctgtatagttgcattagcgtaatgaccgtgcgagatgccatttactttgacacttggtgaatgttgactgtatgcgctagctttgcagtcggtgttcaggttcacttcatagcgcattcgagaaccttatcgaacatcgcgaacattcagcattgcgtctttcgactgatcgctgacgcataccatacttgcgcaccatgcttgctgttcagctgggtgttatctgtaatagaagtggtgtgtacggtaagtggaagttgtgcgcgaaGTATTTGCCTCGgtttggaacgccagcagccgaacgcacgggcgaatcggcgtgcggtaggtaaggtgcatcttattttgcgaatacgttgtcatttcctgaCAGATAGGTAGAAAAGAGGCCAtcgaaaatgattgacgtcactactcggttgtttcatttcctattttttgtctctttaatattcccaacgttgcagtgcatttgcaaataatttgctgtgttccgacaaagcttttttttgcgttgccagcgcgtaaacagctggggttcggtttctgcactgcttttaatttcaactttatttttccgtaatgcactcttgttaaaacttactcggcgcagtgctttatgttattttgatcagaaatagcacatcccgaaacttgttaacgcgcatgctactgcaacgcagtatgtatatagatcaggggctcgcatgaaatcgattccctcaatgcgtgcgaggataagccgattttttttttttttttgctgtgaccatttctcacccactaaacagtattgtgggtatgctcggcgcaatgcagcattagcaacattaaaaaaaaaaaaatacgcttaaAACATTGCCttgtaccaagtttatcaacagagttccatgcttcaggtttgcgcagtggcaaatgatcatgcgacaattgccttcaaggtatacagtaaacagttattattttaataagtcttcgatttcgctctcgtgcgcgacacgcttataactcgaaatgcatgcacaatctgttcaacagatcgagatataaacagccgagcaaatagaaaggtgtgtatatgtacttatcaatatcgctgaacatagcgaacagaAAAGGCGAAGTATCCTGtggcatgagagcttttccagcaaagcttGTGTAGATCGCTACAGAAaggaattcattccgcggccaactatgcagccacgcacaacgacgctctttgactttaatgtttcccacacggaaggCAAAAATATGCgaaattcccagagtagctcgccagcaacgttcggttactggcgagctactctctggcatctgcacgacgcgtttaaaaaagcgatgaagtacttctagggaccgctGTACTGCTAGGTAGGTAGGTCAAAACATTTATTAGCCATTAAATGGTTACAGAGAGGTGAttgccgcgctctgcattcaacgcgcctgtacccaaagcgcttggaagggatatggcggcgagaggtcacgtgatgcgagtaagccagtcgcgtcggcggcggcgcgcggaaaacagatgcgatactctgaagtttttctagtgactctagcagCCTCCGCCTGTTAACGCCACCTGTCGCAGCCGAAGGAGAGCCAAGGCGGCGAACACAACCTGgacgcggcgccggcggcagagtcatcacctaacttaacgatagcggtgactacgtctggacgtaaccctagccacaGCCAAACACAAAAGTAAACCCTCGGTAGCAGACGCACAATGGTCTACGTGCAATAAAAACGATCCGGGCATATACAACAGCCATCTCACCAGTCGGCCCTTTTCAGAGGATCTATCTGGCATCCTTGATCAATGAGAAACTGCACGATGTCAAGTTGAGACAGCTGGGCAGCTTCGTGTAACGGCCTTTTGCCGTCATAGTTCTGGCTTTCAAGGAGCAGCCGACAGTGAACTTCTTCGCAGAGGAATCTGCAACAGAAGTAATATGTCAGTTGTCGCCGCTCCTCGTCTCGGTCGACTCTTACCGGAGTATGTTCAGAGAACCGCATCTACACGCAATATGAGCCAACGTGTCACCACGCTTCCCATGAGTTATCGTTCGTAAGGAGAGCGCGGCCTGCTCGACGTCGTTGCCGCATTCTTTGCTGAGAATAAGCCTCATATCATCCACGCTACCACGCTGCGCATGCTCGAAAAGCCTTCGTGTTACTTCATATGAGGTGCAGTGTACCATACCTTCAGGGTCTGTGGCAGTTAtggcacagaacacttatactaccatttacagaagggaaactgtacctttaacagtgcaacggaaataagtgtagcggtggcgttgtgaactaaagtatccgaccaagagatgaCGCTgcgaagactatcatcatcattgcgccgGGGCAATATGGCAATATGGCTGTCGCACTGCTGGCGGTGGCTAGCACCATGGAAACTCTATGGCTagcactacggtccctagaatatactggctagtctgccgtctccgcgccgtccccatgcaaggccgcgtccgcgcaacggatgcttgcgcagggggcgctgcggtcaatcggagcgcctgcacggtgcatgtcgcgcaggaggaatcggtggagtattgcgccttgccttttattttgcgctcccgcatgaactccacgttttcgttctgttcgtgtgggcagggactggaacatcttgaaccgaccaaacattgcattcaatgtcgtctcttgtctggacactgccgtgatcacactaagatcagtggtggatccagacactcatttaatactcgaagcaaaaccaaagggccaaaaattggcttttatttattttttcttaaggagttactgttatcacaagactgccatcattatatatatgctgttaaattgtccttacgaaagtaccaaacatttctaagatcagtttttaataagcaaacaattctgagagtaagaacgttacttcagatatatttagtgtgctaagtctcgtaatcataaaggttggttctcgatgtgttacggagacaataaacgcaatgcagttctcagaatgggtgagtatattaCTTACAGACATTGTAATGTTGGAGATTACGATAAGCTAAGTTCATGCAATTTCGCTCCAAGTGTTATTAGATCTATTTactgtcctacaatatatatatatatatatatatatatatatatatatatatatatatatatatatatatatatatatatatatatatatatatatatatatatatatatatatatatatatatgtatagacaaagctttatttttgtccaagcttgctgcggtccagggaggcggcagTCGGGGGACTAtatagctatagtgcctagaatatactgtatgttctaggcactataatatagctctacgatgacgccacaaataagttgcgcctccaacaggctgagacatttgcagcagaagcttggcacatcagaaccatgtgtatcagccgaagaacagacatatggtatcttttccacgagtaccttgccacaaggttcgaaattataaaatgaagggggtgttggctttcataatgtgcgttgtatttggtttttggctcctccactgaaaatatataggttcgttctttaatgacactgttgcatgccgaaatgagcgggaaataggctcgaagcgcagcGAATACTCGAAGCGCAGCGAGTACAAGAAATACTCATTCGCGGCACAATaaatactcaaccagatgtgtcgttcaatgtcagtttgtcgactgctagtgtgagcgcccgcatgtgccgcctatcttatcactagcgccacctacagcgctgCTACGCCGACTCAACATCAAGCCCAAGCGAGGGAGGGGTCAGGTTCGCTACCGCCGCCGCGACGGACGGTCACGGTTTTGGCGCGCTTCGCTATGTTCTTTAATAAATAGTTTGTTACCTTGCTACTCTCGCCTCAGCCTTCATGCCTCAGCCATCACGCCCAGCCCTCACATCTGGCGCAGTCGACGCCCGAGCCTTTGTGCAGCCACTCAGCCACGCAAGAATGCAAGCGCATCAGTAAGCAAGCGAGCCAGCCTTCGCCCCGCGACAGCCGTTCCGCCATTCCTTTCTTTGTCACCGCCAGAGCATTTCCCGCCGTCCGCTCGCTTccatgtgcgcgcctgcgtgcgCTTGCTGGTGGACTCACTGAGTAAGAGTGTGCTTCGTGCGTAAACGTCAGCGTGTAGCCGGCTCGGCGCAACGCCATGCCGGGAATTGTGTGG encodes the following:
- the LOC119376524 gene encoding ankyrin repeat domain-containing protein 16-like isoform X2, which codes for MVHCTSYEVTRRLFEHAQRGSVDDMRLILSKECGNDVEQAALSLRTITHGKRGDTLAHIACRCGSLNILRFLCEEVHCRLLLESQNYDGKRPLHEAAQLSQLDIVQFLIDQGCQIDPLKRADWTPLMLACTKNDLEVVQALVASGANTRLRNKDGWTPFHISCRS
- the LOC119376524 gene encoding ankyrin repeat domain-containing protein 16-like isoform X1, whose protein sequence is MVHCTSYEVTRRLFEHAQRGSVDDMRLILSKECGNDVEQAALSLRTITHGKRGDTLAHIACRCGSLNILRFLCEEVHCRLLLESQNYDGKRPLHEAAQLSQLDIVQFLIDQGCQIDPLKRADWTPLMLACTKNDLEVVQALVASGANTRLRNKDGWTPFHISCRCLASTMVLRRMMKKA